One Pyrus communis chromosome 13, drPyrComm1.1, whole genome shotgun sequence genomic window carries:
- the LOC137713808 gene encoding anaphase-promoting complex subunit 8-like — MSSKEKYRIELRTAIRQLSDRCLYAASKWAAEQLVGIIEQDPVKFTRANTRFQRGSSSIRRRFRTNDITPTSAAGVSYVSTPVMEEDDIVDGILTAGSTEELLMCFVIRTERSRALYLAGEKRKEEEMMELEGPLGKSDVVNGELVSLERELSTLRKNPILILLDSTCMALCSKTKAARVLLLQFLWSLLIATLDTGVPGRSCSRCALQLMS; from the exons ATGAGTTCGAAAGAGAAGTACAGAATCGAGCTTCGAACTGCGATTCGACAGCTGAGCGATCGCTGCCTCTACGCCGCTTCCAAATG GGCGGCAGAGCAGCTCGTCGGCATCATCGAGCAAGACCCGGTTAAGTTCACGCGTGCGAACACGAGATTCCAGCGCGGGAGCTCCAGCATCCGGCGCAGATTCCGCACCAACGACATCACCCCGACGTCGGCTGCCGGCGTGTCGTATGTGTCCACTCCGGTGATGGAGGAAGATGACATTGTGGACGGCATTTTGACTGCAGGGAGTACAGAAGAGCTGCTCATGTGCTTCGTGATCAGAACGGAAAGAAGTCGTGCTCTTTATCTG GCTGGAGAAAAGCGGAAAGAGGAAGAAATGATGGAACTTGAGGGGCCCCTAGGAAAGAGCGATGTTGTGAATGGTGAACTGGTTTCTCTCGAGAGGGAGTTATCAACCCTTCGCAAGAATCCCATATTGATCCTTCTGGACTCTACTTGTATGGCCTTGTGCTCAAAGACAAAGGCAGCAAGAGTCTTGCTCTTACAGTTCTTGTGGAGTCTGTTAATAGCTACCCTTGACACTGGAGTGCCTGGTCGGAGCTGCAGTCGTTGTGCACTACAGTTGATGTCTTGA
- the LOC137713726 gene encoding calmodulin-binding protein 60 A-like, with amino-acid sequence MECSFTFHCQGCALLTVFNIVGQAMGLLLEHEYVSVSKLSETQKADGHHLVISAFDHWEEVVLFEDEASLIAASSNFTNVLHTSSSPRAEDLDGSKFLASQKIGGFDYAQPSASSPDIISSIYSVGSTSGLDDYALHNIDGFGLRYDQPLSFPGQVTNSLIFDTDPMAHALFVEDHLQFSDADLQSQNMSSEPQDLHSAVDRFLPSSAVAISDKALRGWTKLFSVLQWFSIWRIVALKRRVQDIQRY; translated from the exons ATGGAGTGTTCTTTCACTTTCCATTGTCAGGGTTGTGCTCTCTTAACCGTATTCAACATTGTAGGGCAAGCGATGGGACTTCTGTTGGAACATGAATATGTTTCTGTTAGTAAGCTGTCTGAAACACAAAAG GCTGATGGCCACCACCTGGTCATTTCTGCATTTGACCACTGGGAAGAAGTAGTCCTGTTTGAAGATGAAGCCTCTCTTATAGCTGCATCTTCCAACTTCACTAATGTTCTTCACACATCGAGCTCACCAAGGGCAGAGGATCTTGACGGAAGCAAGTTTTTGGCTTCACAAAAGATTGGTGGATTTGATTATGCACAGCCATCTGCCTCTTCTCCAGATATCATCTCATCCATCTATTCCGTGGGTAGCACCAGTGGCTTGGATGATTATGCCTTGCACAACATTGACGGCTTCGgtcttagatatgatcagcctcTGAGTTTCCCAGGTCAAGTCACCAACTCCCTGATCTTTGACACCGACCCCATGGCTCATGCTTTATTTGTTGAGGATCATCTGCAGTTTTCCGATGCTGATCTTCAGTCCCAGAACATGAGTTCAGAACCACAAGATCTACATAGCGCTGTGGATCGCTTCTTGCCGAGTTCAGCTGTTGCCATATCTGATAAGGCTCTGAGGGGATGGACAAAGCTATTCAGTGTGCTGCAGTGGTTCTCAATATGGAGGATCGTGGCTTTGAAACGAAGAGTTCAAGATATTCAGAGATACTAG